The following are from one region of the Alicyclobacillus fastidiosus genome:
- the menB gene encoding 1,4-dihydroxy-2-naphthoyl-CoA synthase — MTRVDSGGFHVTLQWEVVKDYTDIIYERAQGIARVTINRPEVHNAFRPETVAEMIDAFHHIRDDASTGVVLFRGAGDKAFCSGGDQRVRGHGGYVGSDSVPRLNVLDLQRLIRQLPKPVIAVVAGYAIGGGHVLHLVCDLTIAGENARFGQTGPKVGSFDAGYGASLLARTVGQKKAKEIWYLCRQYSAQEALDMGLVNTVVPVDRLEEESIKWAQEILEKSPIAIRFLKMAFNADTDGAAGLQQFAGDATMLYYMTEEAKEGKNAFLEKRKPDFTKFDRLP, encoded by the coding sequence ATGACTCGAGTGGATTCGGGAGGGTTTCACGTGACACTACAATGGGAAGTCGTAAAGGATTATACGGATATCATTTATGAGCGTGCACAAGGTATTGCGCGCGTGACCATCAATCGTCCAGAAGTACATAATGCATTTCGGCCGGAAACCGTAGCTGAAATGATCGACGCTTTTCATCATATTCGCGATGATGCGAGCACGGGCGTGGTTCTGTTCCGCGGTGCAGGGGACAAGGCGTTCTGTTCCGGTGGCGATCAACGCGTGCGCGGTCACGGTGGATACGTCGGCAGCGACTCGGTACCCCGCTTAAATGTACTCGACCTGCAGCGATTGATTCGCCAGTTGCCAAAGCCGGTCATCGCCGTAGTCGCGGGATACGCGATTGGCGGCGGCCACGTGTTGCACCTAGTGTGTGACTTGACCATCGCTGGGGAAAATGCGCGCTTTGGCCAAACCGGTCCGAAAGTCGGCAGCTTTGATGCTGGTTACGGCGCGTCGCTGCTTGCGCGGACGGTGGGGCAGAAGAAGGCGAAGGAGATCTGGTACCTCTGCCGCCAATATTCTGCGCAGGAAGCCTTGGATATGGGCTTGGTCAACACAGTTGTGCCGGTTGATCGCTTGGAAGAAGAGAGCATCAAATGGGCGCAGGAGATTCTTGAGAAGAGCCCGATCGCCATTCGCTTCCTCAAGATGGCATTTAACGCAGACACCGACGGAGCAGCTGGGCTTCAACAGTTCGCTGGCGACGCAACGATGCTCTACTACATGACCGAGGAAGCCAAGGAAGGCAAAAATGCGTTCCTTGAAAAGCGCAAGCCCGATTTCACGAAATTCGACCGATTGCCTTAA
- a CDS encoding cation:proton antiporter: protein MLDLGAGWEQALMIVFIVVGLGLVVSKLSEKPRIPDVAVFLVLGILLGPAVLHVVSAPSQSQANQFIVYLGATLILFDGGRSVRFDVLRRVYISISLLVTTGVLISALVVAVAVHYLLHEPWVWSLLLASILASTDPATLIPVFRRVPIVERLQQTMETESAFNDATASVLVLMVMTAVQTGGHLSIGPAVLKFFHDALIGLAVGVVFGLATLFTVSKRAWGVFHEFGSIVMLVCAVGSYVVASRFDASGFMAAFAAGVITGNAKAFGWSFTDQTELHIEHTGGVLTMMFRILIFVLLGTQVNFHAVAAHLWVGLLIVAVLMFVARPFSVLGSVLVDGVARWNAREVAFMTWVRETGVIPAALAGTAVAKGIPQAQTILAVTFLAILCTILVQATSTGAVAKRLGLSRDEQQSDL from the coding sequence GTGTTGGACCTTGGGGCTGGCTGGGAGCAGGCCTTGATGATCGTCTTTATTGTCGTCGGCTTGGGGCTTGTTGTGAGCAAACTCTCGGAAAAGCCGCGGATCCCAGACGTGGCCGTCTTTCTAGTGCTCGGTATTCTCCTCGGCCCGGCGGTGCTGCACGTGGTGAGCGCCCCAAGTCAATCGCAGGCGAACCAGTTCATCGTCTATCTGGGAGCAACTCTTATTTTGTTCGATGGCGGTCGATCCGTGCGCTTCGACGTGCTTCGGCGCGTGTACATCAGCATCTCACTGCTCGTCACGACAGGCGTCCTCATCAGTGCTCTTGTCGTCGCCGTCGCCGTTCACTACTTGCTGCACGAGCCGTGGGTCTGGTCGCTGTTGTTGGCTTCCATCCTCGCGTCGACTGATCCGGCCACTTTAATCCCCGTCTTCCGCCGCGTGCCCATCGTCGAGCGCCTACAGCAGACGATGGAGACCGAATCCGCGTTTAATGACGCCACGGCATCCGTCCTCGTTTTGATGGTGATGACGGCGGTACAAACTGGCGGCCATCTGTCGATCGGGCCGGCGGTGCTGAAATTTTTCCACGATGCCTTAATTGGGCTCGCTGTCGGCGTTGTGTTTGGACTGGCCACGCTGTTCACGGTGTCGAAGCGGGCGTGGGGCGTCTTCCACGAGTTCGGGTCCATCGTGATGTTAGTGTGTGCCGTGGGCTCGTACGTCGTCGCGAGCCGGTTTGACGCGAGTGGATTTATGGCTGCCTTCGCCGCTGGCGTGATCACAGGGAATGCAAAGGCGTTTGGCTGGTCGTTCACCGACCAGACCGAGTTGCATATCGAGCATACGGGCGGCGTGCTCACGATGATGTTTCGCATTCTCATCTTCGTCTTGCTCGGCACACAGGTGAATTTCCACGCTGTGGCTGCGCATCTGTGGGTGGGGTTGCTGATTGTGGCGGTCTTGATGTTTGTCGCGCGGCCGTTCTCGGTGCTTGGCTCGGTTTTGGTGGACGGCGTCGCGCGCTGGAACGCTCGCGAAGTCGCCTTTATGACGTGGGTGCGCGAGACGGGCGTGATTCCTGCGGCACTTGCTGGTACGGCGGTGGCGAAGGGAATCCCTCAGGCGCAGACGATCTTAGCTGTCACGTTCTTGGCCATTCTGTGCACGATTTTGGTTCAGGCGACGAGCACGGGTGCCGTGGCCAAGCGGCTGGGTCTGAGCCGCGATGAACAGCAAAGCGATTTGTGA
- a CDS encoding 1,4-dihydroxy-2-naphthoate polyprenyltransferase — protein MQLQENVSEDRQLGRVLWKLTRPHTLTASFVPVLIGTVLAMSFVHLHILRFIAMLLSCLFIQIATNMFNEYYDHKRGLDTEHSIGIGGAIVRDGLHPKTVLRLALLCYLIALLIGVYLCMSSSWWLALIGSVGMLIGYLYTGGPLPIAYTPLGELFAGLSMGAMFILISFFIQTGDINTVSVLISVPIAILVGAINMSNNIRDLDGDKDSGRKTLAILVGHKHAVTLLAVMFVIAYLWITGLVVFGYASPWVLVVFLSIPKPIQAVTGFIGKRMPVQMMPAMKATAQTNTIFGLLLSVGLFMSFRL, from the coding sequence ATGCAACTACAGGAGAACGTTTCAGAAGACAGACAGCTTGGCCGAGTACTGTGGAAGCTAACGCGACCTCACACCCTGACGGCGTCGTTCGTTCCGGTGCTGATTGGAACCGTGCTCGCCATGTCGTTCGTGCATCTTCACATTTTACGCTTCATTGCGATGCTCTTATCCTGTCTCTTTATCCAAATTGCCACGAATATGTTCAATGAATACTACGATCACAAGCGCGGCCTCGATACAGAGCACTCGATCGGCATTGGCGGCGCGATCGTCCGCGACGGACTGCATCCGAAGACCGTCCTTCGCTTGGCCCTGCTTTGCTACCTCATCGCCCTGCTCATCGGCGTCTATCTGTGCATGAGCAGCAGTTGGTGGTTAGCGCTGATTGGGTCAGTGGGCATGTTGATTGGCTATCTCTACACCGGGGGTCCGTTGCCAATTGCCTACACGCCGCTTGGTGAGTTGTTTGCGGGCCTCTCGATGGGGGCCATGTTCATCCTGATTTCGTTTTTTATTCAGACGGGCGATATCAACACCGTCAGTGTGCTGATCTCGGTGCCTATCGCGATTCTCGTCGGCGCGATCAACATGTCGAACAACATCCGCGACTTAGACGGCGACAAGGATTCCGGGAGGAAGACGTTGGCCATCCTCGTCGGGCACAAGCACGCCGTGACCCTGCTGGCCGTGATGTTTGTCATCGCTTATCTGTGGATCACGGGATTGGTCGTGTTCGGTTATGCAAGCCCATGGGTGCTTGTCGTCTTTTTGAGCATTCCGAAGCCGATTCAGGCGGTCACAGGCTTTATCGGCAAGCGCATGCCAGTACAGATGATGCCTGCCATGAAGGCGACCGCCCAGACGAATACCATCTTTGGACTCTTGTTGTCGGTCGGATTGTTCATGAGTTTTCGGCTCTGA
- the corA gene encoding magnesium/cobalt transporter CorA codes for MKNRRPQEGETVFLPLLNPNDTDIRRVVGDLYQCHNLVVEDCLRKDVRPRLHIHQNHAFFPFFFLRDDWKLVEISVVMGPNFIIAILKEPMPFLSELETEFTKAPEKMHSPGRILYEFLDLCVHHYLDFVDNIEDTVDSMESQIYENPQASVASDIFSLKRTLHHIRRVFTDERGVIEGLMHSGFPYTQQSENIYFMDLYDHISRIVDGVDSFRDALSGLLDLQMAIKSDRMNSIMKTLTIVSTMFMPLSFIVGLYGMNVKVPEYGWRFGYLWVWGWIILSVVGLLIYFKRRKWL; via the coding sequence GTGAAAAATCGACGGCCACAGGAAGGTGAGACCGTCTTCTTACCGCTACTCAACCCTAACGATACGGACATTCGGCGCGTCGTCGGCGACTTGTATCAGTGCCATAACCTCGTGGTCGAAGATTGCCTTCGCAAGGACGTACGCCCTCGTTTGCACATCCATCAAAATCACGCGTTTTTCCCTTTCTTCTTTCTCAGAGACGACTGGAAACTCGTCGAGATATCCGTCGTCATGGGGCCGAACTTCATCATTGCCATCCTCAAGGAGCCGATGCCATTTTTATCGGAACTGGAGACAGAATTCACCAAAGCGCCCGAGAAAATGCATAGTCCAGGACGAATTCTCTACGAATTCCTCGATCTCTGCGTCCACCACTACCTCGACTTCGTCGACAATATCGAGGATACGGTTGATTCGATGGAATCGCAGATCTATGAAAATCCACAGGCATCCGTGGCATCGGACATCTTCTCGTTAAAGCGCACGCTGCATCACATTCGCCGTGTATTCACCGACGAGCGGGGCGTGATCGAGGGGCTTATGCACTCCGGGTTCCCGTACACGCAACAAAGCGAAAATATCTACTTTATGGATTTGTACGATCACATCAGCCGCATCGTCGACGGCGTCGACAGCTTCCGCGACGCACTCTCCGGGCTACTCGACTTGCAGATGGCCATCAAGAGCGATCGGATGAATTCGATCATGAAGACTCTGACCATCGTGAGTACGATGTTTATGCCCTTGTCGTTTATCGTGGGATTGTATGGTATGAACGTCAAAGTACCAGAGTACGGTTGGCGATTCGGATACCTGTGGGTGTGGGGATGGATCATCCTGTCCGTCGTCGGGCTCCTTATCTACTTTAAGCGGCGCAAATGGCTGTAA
- the menH gene encoding 2-succinyl-6-hydroxy-2,4-cyclohexadiene-1-carboxylate synthase encodes MDDAFRTIKIRGVQYHVYEAGEGTPLLMLHGFTGSHEVFQPFVRALGKQFHCIVPDLLGHGQTDAPLETSRYAMDETLADLACLLDEFDIPRAHVFGYSMGGRIALSFAASFPQRVHRLVLEGASPGLRTEEERRARRASDDALATKLESQGVAAFVRDWEEIPLFASQKRLPKEQFLRQRAVRESQRAKGLAASLRGIGTGAQPSMWPHLSEIEARTLLITGELDRKFTGIASDMSRQLPHCDKVVIANAGHTPHVEEPQSFISALADFLTS; translated from the coding sequence ATGGACGATGCCTTTCGCACGATAAAGATTCGCGGCGTGCAGTACCACGTCTACGAGGCAGGGGAGGGCACGCCCTTGCTCATGCTCCACGGGTTTACTGGCAGCCACGAGGTCTTTCAGCCGTTCGTGCGTGCACTCGGGAAGCAGTTTCACTGCATCGTTCCGGACCTGCTTGGCCATGGTCAAACCGACGCTCCACTAGAGACGAGCCGCTATGCGATGGATGAGACGCTGGCCGACCTCGCCTGCCTGTTGGACGAATTCGACATCCCGCGAGCACATGTTTTCGGCTATTCCATGGGTGGGCGCATCGCTCTATCTTTTGCCGCCAGCTTTCCACAGCGCGTCCATCGGCTCGTTCTCGAAGGCGCTTCTCCAGGTTTGCGGACGGAGGAGGAGCGGCGAGCGAGGCGCGCTTCCGACGATGCGCTCGCAACCAAGTTGGAGAGCCAGGGAGTTGCGGCCTTCGTTCGCGATTGGGAGGAGATCCCGCTCTTTGCATCCCAGAAGCGGTTGCCGAAAGAGCAGTTTCTGCGACAGCGCGCAGTTCGCGAATCGCAGCGCGCAAAGGGTCTCGCTGCCAGTTTGCGGGGCATCGGTACGGGTGCTCAGCCGTCGATGTGGCCGCATTTGTCGGAAATCGAAGCGAGGACGTTGCTCATCACTGGCGAGTTGGATCGGAAATTCACCGGCATCGCCTCCGATATGTCCAGGCAGCTCCCTCACTGTGACAAAGTGGTCATCGCAAACGCGGGCCACACACCGCACGTTGAGGAACCACAGTCGTTTATCAGCGCGCTGGCAGACTTTTTGACTTCGTAA
- a CDS encoding isochorismate synthase — protein MISWQKIIDDVVAAFEAGRAAVWGTNRIIRTTTHVKLPLSELLHWQLSIPAVFSSDPATDRVTLGLGAAQVLHGTGPDAMGDIQAAIRALPDPDIDVTWFGGFAFDPTEPVAGALDGWPHALWFVPTVTLMREAGTDCVTITVVVPAELDAAAVCNTLTDVEAELQRSFGGGEARSSASHVRPEVGMVHDEQSWRQLVETAVGELQHGDLHKVVLARQTPAEVQVSLAEALERLLDAYGSSHVFAMQWAQRWLVAASPEQLVRVTDGTMAVDCLAGTTDRSKDMAIDAALANELFSSEKNRMEHAAVVRVVMERLKLVALDIDVPDVPVIKKLANVQHLYTPIRGRLRPGMHLFDAAGLLHPTPAVGGVPLAGALQFIRNHEGWPRGYYAGAIGFVDTAGSGLLSVALRSAAIAYPHATLYAGCGIVAASDPNEEWRETEMKLKPMRLALG, from the coding sequence ATGATATCGTGGCAGAAGATCATAGACGACGTCGTCGCGGCGTTCGAAGCCGGGCGTGCGGCTGTCTGGGGCACAAATCGGATCATCCGCACCACGACGCACGTCAAGCTGCCTCTGTCCGAACTCTTGCATTGGCAACTGTCGATCCCGGCCGTATTTTCCTCCGATCCGGCCACCGACCGCGTCACGCTCGGCCTCGGCGCGGCACAGGTGCTGCATGGGACGGGGCCTGACGCCATGGGAGATATCCAAGCCGCCATTCGAGCGCTTCCCGATCCGGACATCGACGTCACGTGGTTCGGAGGATTTGCTTTTGACCCGACGGAGCCGGTGGCCGGGGCGTTAGATGGCTGGCCACACGCGCTGTGGTTTGTGCCGACGGTGACGTTGATGCGGGAAGCGGGTACGGACTGTGTCACGATCACGGTCGTGGTACCCGCCGAGCTGGACGCTGCTGCAGTCTGCAATACGTTGACCGACGTCGAGGCAGAGCTTCAGCGATCGTTCGGTGGCGGGGAAGCGAGATCGAGTGCGTCACATGTGCGGCCGGAGGTTGGGATGGTGCATGACGAGCAGTCGTGGCGGCAACTCGTCGAGACTGCTGTGGGTGAGCTCCAGCACGGTGACCTCCACAAGGTGGTGTTGGCGCGGCAAACGCCAGCTGAGGTTCAGGTATCGCTCGCCGAGGCGCTTGAGCGACTGCTCGACGCGTACGGAAGCAGCCATGTGTTTGCCATGCAGTGGGCGCAAAGGTGGCTCGTCGCGGCCAGCCCAGAGCAGCTCGTACGCGTCACTGACGGTACGATGGCGGTGGATTGCCTGGCCGGCACGACCGACCGCAGTAAGGACATGGCGATAGACGCGGCGCTCGCGAACGAACTGTTCAGCAGCGAAAAGAATCGCATGGAACACGCGGCGGTGGTGCGGGTCGTCATGGAGCGACTCAAGCTCGTCGCACTGGACATCGATGTGCCGGACGTGCCAGTGATCAAGAAACTGGCCAACGTTCAACACTTGTATACGCCGATTCGTGGACGTCTCCGGCCAGGCATGCACCTGTTTGATGCCGCTGGGCTCCTCCATCCGACGCCGGCGGTCGGAGGTGTTCCGCTGGCGGGGGCCTTGCAGTTCATTCGCAATCACGAGGGCTGGCCGCGCGGGTATTACGCGGGGGCGATCGGGTTCGTCGACACAGCGGGGAGTGGCCTGCTCAGCGTCGCCTTGCGCAGTGCCGCCATTGCCTATCCGCATGCGACGCTGTATGCGGGTTGTGGCATCGTCGCGGCGTCCGACCCAAACGAGGAATGGCGTGAGACAGAAATGAAATTGAAACCGATGCGACTCGCGCTCGGGTAA
- the menE gene encoding o-succinylbenzoate--CoA ligase: MHAFEVQPVRSIPDWLQGRATHHPTHPAIVAPEGTWTYRELYDAACEYAASLRILGVSQGDRVAVIAKRGSAYALMLHALMQLDAIVVPLNWRLTGPELAKQAADAQAALLLFDEEATPLARDVHRGFKPSLGMRQIESLERTSERVERVNIELTRAHAIIYTSGTTGTSKGAVITYQNHWWGAMASALQLGLSAADQWLVPMPLFHVGGMAVLIRSVIYGTTVVIQNGFDEIAVNDALDAGGITLISVVPTMLQRMLQHRKDGYPASLRSVLLGGSAAPKSLLERALALGVPVNQSYGMTETNTQATTLQSVDALRKLGSSGKPLANMQVCIDGPQGPTDAAGVEGEILVSGPTVIVGYWNRPDANKKSFRDGWFYTGDIGVFDTEGYLYVLDRRADLIVSGGENVYPAEVESVLAQHEQIAEAAVVGKPDETWGHVPVAFLVAREGERPSDELLTEFCRAALAGYKVPKAFYFVDALPRNASGKLLRRTLKERLEA; the protein is encoded by the coding sequence ATGCACGCCTTTGAAGTGCAACCCGTCCGTTCGATTCCCGATTGGCTGCAAGGACGCGCCACTCATCATCCAACCCATCCGGCCATTGTCGCGCCGGAGGGGACTTGGACATATCGAGAACTTTACGACGCCGCGTGTGAATACGCGGCTTCGTTGCGGATATTAGGGGTATCACAGGGGGACAGGGTTGCGGTCATCGCCAAACGTGGCTCCGCCTATGCCTTGATGCTACATGCGCTCATGCAGCTTGATGCCATTGTCGTTCCCTTGAACTGGAGGCTCACTGGCCCCGAGTTAGCGAAGCAAGCTGCCGACGCACAGGCGGCGTTGTTACTGTTTGACGAGGAAGCTACGCCGCTTGCAAGAGATGTCCATCGGGGCTTTAAACCATCGCTGGGAATGCGGCAGATTGAGTCGTTAGAGCGCACGAGTGAGCGCGTAGAACGTGTGAATATCGAGCTGACGCGCGCACATGCCATCATCTATACGTCTGGAACCACGGGTACCTCTAAAGGGGCCGTGATTACATATCAGAACCACTGGTGGGGCGCGATGGCTTCTGCGCTCCAGTTGGGCCTTAGCGCCGCGGATCAATGGCTCGTGCCAATGCCGCTGTTTCACGTAGGTGGTATGGCGGTATTGATTCGCAGTGTGATCTATGGCACGACGGTGGTCATTCAAAACGGCTTTGACGAGATCGCCGTGAACGATGCGCTGGACGCGGGAGGCATTACGCTGATTTCGGTGGTGCCCACCATGTTGCAGCGGATGCTGCAGCATCGCAAGGATGGATATCCTGCGTCGCTGCGCAGTGTGCTGTTGGGCGGGAGTGCTGCGCCGAAGTCTCTGCTCGAACGCGCGTTGGCACTTGGTGTGCCCGTCAACCAGAGTTATGGCATGACGGAGACCAACACGCAGGCTACCACCCTGCAATCGGTAGATGCACTGCGCAAGCTCGGGAGTTCTGGCAAGCCGCTTGCCAATATGCAGGTGTGTATCGATGGACCGCAAGGGCCGACCGATGCAGCCGGTGTGGAGGGCGAAATTCTCGTTTCGGGGCCGACCGTGATCGTGGGTTATTGGAATCGCCCGGATGCGAACAAAAAGTCGTTCCGGGACGGTTGGTTCTACACGGGCGATATCGGCGTGTTTGATACAGAGGGGTATTTATACGTGCTCGACAGGCGTGCGGATCTCATCGTCTCCGGTGGGGAAAACGTATATCCGGCAGAGGTCGAATCGGTTTTGGCGCAACACGAGCAGATCGCCGAGGCGGCCGTCGTCGGCAAGCCGGACGAGACGTGGGGTCACGTCCCAGTGGCATTTCTCGTCGCACGCGAGGGTGAACGCCCAAGCGACGAGTTGCTGACCGAGTTTTGCAGGGCCGCTCTCGCCGGGTACAAGGTTCCCAAAGCGTTTTACTTTGTCGACGCGCTGCCGAGGAACGCTTCCGGAAAGTTGTTGCGGAGGACCTTAAAGGAGCGGTTGGAAGCGTGA
- the fdhD gene encoding formate dehydrogenase accessory sulfurtransferase FdhD has protein sequence MDKPVVQYRDGAWVEAMDVIASEYALTIFVNDNELATIVCTPTHMEDLVVGFLASEGIIRRADQIEALNVSRFMGTARVTTKHKVTFNQEFYNKRYIASCCGKGRQSFYFHNDAVTAKHVDDDVHLTAEQVFSVLDAMDGEASLFHETGGVHMAALCRPGELVLARTDIGRHNALDKIYGHVLKAGISLSGTVIAFSGRISSEVLLKVAKIGVGVVVARSAPTALAIDMAEELGITAVGFVRGRSFNVYTHAWRIQR, from the coding sequence ATGGACAAACCCGTTGTGCAGTACCGCGATGGAGCGTGGGTGGAGGCGATGGACGTCATCGCCTCCGAGTATGCCCTCACCATCTTCGTCAACGACAACGAACTCGCAACCATCGTTTGTACACCGACACACATGGAAGACCTGGTGGTCGGCTTTTTAGCTTCGGAAGGCATTATTCGTCGGGCTGATCAGATTGAGGCGCTGAACGTCAGTCGGTTCATGGGTACGGCGCGGGTGACGACCAAGCACAAAGTCACCTTTAATCAGGAATTCTACAACAAGCGTTATATCGCTTCTTGTTGTGGGAAGGGCAGGCAGAGTTTCTACTTTCACAACGATGCTGTGACCGCCAAACACGTCGATGACGATGTGCACTTGACGGCCGAGCAGGTGTTTTCCGTGCTCGACGCGATGGACGGCGAGGCGAGCCTCTTTCACGAGACGGGCGGCGTTCATATGGCGGCATTGTGTAGGCCAGGGGAACTCGTCTTAGCGCGGACGGATATCGGCCGTCACAACGCCCTGGACAAAATTTATGGACACGTTTTGAAGGCGGGAATCTCGCTCTCTGGCACCGTGATTGCATTTAGTGGGCGTATTTCGTCCGAGGTCCTATTGAAGGTGGCCAAAATCGGGGTTGGGGTGGTTGTGGCGAGATCGGCGCCAACAGCACTGGCCATCGATATGGCGGAAGAACTGGGCATTACGGCCGTGGGGTTCGTGCGGGGAAGGTCTTTTAACGTGTACACGCACGCGTGGCGGATCCAGAGGTGA
- the menD gene encoding 2-succinyl-5-enolpyruvyl-6-hydroxy-3-cyclohexene-1-carboxylic-acid synthase — MANWDLWPVHSFVDGLVAAGVRQAVISPGSRNTPLTLAFAEQSDVQVYTHMDERSAGFFALGLAKSTNAPVVLCCTSGTATANYYPAVMEAFEARVPLIVVTADRPHQLRDVGANQAVRQPGMYAAHVKWALEMPVPDGSVGIARHAAAMAARAAAVALASPCGPVHINYPFVEPLLPPLRTDLDASHRVPVPKLYGPVGSEPSTEAVERLLAALRRAKRPLFVLGPQPSARLARAVRAFCDDEGIPWFADVLSQARFAGEVPSTAQVTHYDMLLLAAGNKAPVPDLVVRFGAQPTSKSLGGFFQRMSGRAQVFVVDTTEWYRDASLVATDVIAGDELALVRRLKSQSLDRRAEWQGHLQWWRRADEAIGAQIGAFTEEHWFEGSALRSLVDALPADAQLFIGNSRPIRDLDALVNPARAPLLLFGNRGVSGIDGIVSTAFGIAAGGRSHPTVLCVGDVSFYHDLNGLLAARRFDVPLTVLLIHNDGGGIFQHLSQAERKDALEYFTTPHGLDFEEITRAYGGVFTRVGDAAQLKQAVRQATGQPNGLQVIEVRFENAESAALYGKLRSLTQDAIQAVVQ, encoded by the coding sequence ATGGCAAACTGGGATTTGTGGCCGGTTCATTCGTTCGTCGATGGACTGGTTGCGGCTGGTGTGAGGCAGGCGGTCATTTCGCCGGGCTCGCGCAATACGCCGCTCACTTTGGCATTCGCCGAGCAGTCAGACGTTCAAGTGTATACGCATATGGATGAGCGGTCAGCCGGGTTTTTCGCGTTGGGGCTGGCGAAATCGACGAATGCTCCGGTCGTGCTCTGCTGTACGTCGGGGACGGCCACGGCCAACTATTATCCGGCCGTCATGGAGGCGTTTGAGGCGCGCGTACCGCTCATCGTCGTCACGGCCGACCGACCGCATCAACTTCGCGACGTCGGCGCCAATCAAGCGGTTCGTCAACCAGGGATGTACGCGGCGCACGTCAAGTGGGCCCTCGAGATGCCGGTCCCGGACGGGTCAGTTGGGATCGCTCGCCACGCTGCGGCGATGGCGGCTCGCGCTGCAGCGGTGGCACTCGCTTCGCCGTGTGGACCTGTACATATCAATTACCCGTTCGTCGAGCCTTTGTTGCCGCCACTTCGCACGGACCTGGACGCTTCCCACCGCGTGCCGGTCCCCAAGCTCTATGGTCCGGTTGGCAGTGAACCGTCGACCGAGGCGGTGGAGCGGTTGCTCGCGGCGTTGCGCAGGGCTAAGCGGCCGTTGTTCGTCCTCGGGCCACAGCCGTCCGCTAGGCTAGCGAGAGCGGTAAGGGCATTTTGCGACGACGAGGGCATCCCATGGTTTGCGGATGTGCTGTCGCAGGCGAGATTTGCCGGCGAGGTTCCATCCACTGCGCAAGTCACGCATTACGACATGCTGCTTCTTGCTGCGGGGAACAAGGCCCCGGTGCCGGACCTGGTCGTCCGCTTTGGCGCACAGCCGACGTCGAAGTCGCTCGGAGGCTTTTTTCAGCGCATGTCGGGCAGAGCGCAGGTGTTCGTCGTCGACACCACGGAATGGTATCGAGACGCTTCCTTGGTCGCCACCGACGTGATCGCGGGGGACGAGTTGGCTTTGGTTCGGCGCCTCAAGTCGCAATCGCTCGACCGCCGGGCTGAGTGGCAGGGTCATCTGCAGTGGTGGCGGCGCGCGGATGAGGCCATAGGCGCACAAATCGGGGCGTTTACAGAGGAGCATTGGTTTGAGGGGAGCGCCCTGCGGTCGCTGGTCGATGCGCTGCCGGCGGACGCTCAACTGTTTATCGGAAATAGCCGCCCGATTCGCGATCTCGACGCACTCGTCAACCCTGCCCGCGCGCCACTTCTGCTGTTTGGCAACCGGGGGGTCAGCGGGATCGACGGAATTGTCTCGACCGCGTTTGGCATTGCGGCTGGAGGTAGGTCGCACCCGACCGTTCTCTGCGTCGGCGACGTATCCTTTTATCACGATTTAAACGGCTTGCTCGCCGCCAGGCGGTTTGACGTTCCACTCACCGTCCTGTTGATTCACAACGACGGTGGCGGGATATTTCAGCATCTGAGTCAAGCGGAGCGGAAAGACGCGCTGGAGTATTTCACGACGCCTCATGGACTCGATTTTGAGGAGATCACCCGGGCGTATGGCGGGGTCTTCACGCGCGTTGGCGACGCCGCACAACTTAAGCAGGCGGTACGTCAGGCGACGGGGCAGCCAAACGGCCTGCAGGTCATCGAGGTACGGTTTGAAAATGCCGAGAGTGCGGCACTATATGGGAAATTGCGGAGCCTTACCCAAGACGCCATCCAGGCGGTGGTTCAGTGA